AtcttttttgaacattttattgtgttttgttaATTACCGGTTAACCGCAaggtaggtatgtaaattTCTACGAAGGGGCGTAAACGTTATAATGAATTCGCCTATAAGACTATAAATCCTTAACCCCGCAATTCACCAACATCAGTCtgcaattcaaaataatctttgatgtcattaaaatattatattaatcctggtgtctaaattttaatatatagaacGATTTGCTCGTTTTTGTGCTAGTAAGTTAAAATGATCGTGAATAATTCAGTTGCATTGTTTGTAGTTGCGATGCTTCTCcagcaatattattgtaagtatatcACGTACtgctcaaatattatattgttctgtTGAgattaatgttgaaaaaaactGTGGTACCATTTGTTACACCTTAAGCAAtaacctattaattatataatattatcatagaatTATCGaccaacaaaaaaatgtttattatgttatttatacttatttttggctctgctcaaaattattatgcatcattacaaaatatgatagtTACAAGTTTGATATTTTCCAACAATGCGAACGAAATCGAtaactattgtaaaataaactgtCTTTAAATCATAcagttacctattttaataattaaaatatataaacaatattagatattaaaataatattaaacctaaTAATCTTTCTGTGTGATAAACATTTATGCTTTGAACaacattattatcgttataacaAACCTTATATAACAAAGCGACTCACAGATTTCCACTTTAACTTTCTTCAATAAtgctataatacttattataatattaagtcttaaaaaataaaaataataataaaatattataatatttagtaataagtaataagtaataactaagaGCTAGTGTAAAGACTAATGCattaaaaacgtattgtttaaaaatatacacctaTGCATCGAACAATTTCACATATGTAATTCAATATAgacggaaaaaaaattgaaaaaaaaatacagatagataattaatacacaacttctataatttatttttaaaattaacagaaataaatattataaataaataatttaataaattttgtgttgaaaaatactgtaatctaaactaacaaaaaatacttactaGAGTGcttgattttcaataatcattcaaaatatgtcctaaaaaaataatgaaaacataccattaaaaaatatataaaaaaaaatatgacgttTAAACCTTAAAATTTCAACAATTGCAGTAATATATACTGTGTactgaaaatgttaaatttttatccacAACAGTTgagaatttgtttttatcaaaacatattattattgttcttagcaagcataaatatgtataaatataggaAGTGTTAGAATTTATCTGTATCgcaataattaagaaatattaataaacgaaTTTCAacgaattaaattttgttcttAGGTAAACCAACACGTCGATTTATTAGGGAAATTAGTAACGAGGATGAGcctagaataaataaaatcaaagaaTTTCTAGGCCAGTTACAGGGATATGGATCACTTGGCTCTACATCTCAACCACAGTCGTCTCCAACACCAACACATCAGCCAGATTTATCAACACCATATCTGCAAGAGACCGCAGCTGGTCCTGAACCAGCAGAAACTAAGATACAGCCTTCCATAATGGCTAGGGATGGAAGCACTTCATCGACTGGATTTCAGtcttatacaaattacatgccgagttaattaaatcaatactgTAATGATATGCTCAAATTTACATgtcatacattttgtaaaattcgttattttcatttaataaaatataaaacggtCGAGTTGTCGCACGcatgtaataaaatctaaaacaacCCCAATAAATCAAGTCACTGGTGATTGGAACGATTCCTATTATCTAGTCTCGTACAGGACACTGTACGGGATTATAACGGTACAGCGCAACACATGCAACTTCTTTCATGTGCCGCCGGAGACGGGGGATGGTCCGGTCAGGGTCGCTTTCACCAGGGAAAAAGACAATTTTCTTTGGGGACACCGACACCTTTGATCGGGCCGCCGATGACTATGGCGGGCCTGACCTAAATCGTCTCCTCTCATCAGTGCATGAGCACCCTCCATAGCGAGTAGTGCATGAGCACATCCAAAACATATAAGTGCACGAGCACCACCCAGACAGACAAGTGCAGGAGCACAGCAGACTTACTCACAACCACTCAAAGGACATTGCCTACGACAACTTTACTGTTTCTTTTTTCTATAACGAAATTTGTTAAAGTGTttagttatttctttttttgagtgctaaaaattttaataaattctatccTTGTTACGTCGACTGCAACCATAGACAGCTGCGGACAAGGTAAGGTGCATGCGCAtccatatttaaacaataatagtattatagagtTTACTTGATCGTTCTCGAAGCTCGACCTCGAGAACCCTCCGACCATCAGGAGGAAGGTGATTCCGCAAATTTAGAGTGATAAAATATAGgctaaaaaaatcgataaatttctaataactTACAAATATACTTGAGGCAATCATTCAAGGCTTGTGCCCCTTGTCATTGccgatacaatttatttgaacTACTTCGcttaaatcaaaacattacttttaaaaataaaaatattaatcacatattaatatttttaccttaactaatattcatatttttagtttctttatttttgcgttattacttattacaataCCAAAACCAAATTCCCAACCCAAGTCAATTTAGCCAATATCAGAATCAAGTAACTCAATCAATGAACCCGGGTCAATTTTTGAATTCCAATTTTGCAAGTGCATCTGGTACAAGTTAAGGTCGATGACAAATATCGAGACCAGACATgacatcaaatatattatatagttaaaataaagataacttgaaaaaaataaataaatctgaaCTTCTAccaaagcaaaatattttaagtacttaacctaacctaaataattgtagaatataatttatactaaaaaaatctatctacaattatcaataatattatactagagagatattaaatacaatatattatgtatagattataagtaatcggttttaataaattaaatgtttatctaaCAAACGGTGATAGTTAAATGAGTATTATTCCGTCTTTTGAAATCTGCCACATGtttgtaacaataattaaagatttccattattatattttagcttaACTTGAagcaagtatattataatgatatatttaatttatgagtcTGTATGAAATATACCACTAATAACGATTTCAATATGCACTTACCTATTGAACGTTcacaaagtaaattatttaataaaattaaaatagttgtgGGGTCAACTGCTGTATCAACCAAGTTTTCacttttttgtcaaaaataattaatgatcatagaatatagatagtaTAGGTAAATACATTAGTTTCAAATGCGTGGTATCAATAGCTGAAATCTTACACTATTAATTCTTACTGTTTTTAGAATAgttctcaaaatattttagtttttacacacTTTGAGTATCATGGACCACAGTGTAGCATGAAATGGgtgttaaaaacaattttataatatagtgaattatgattattattaaatattatgatattatagtttatggttgtattttataatataatatgcatttttaaatagatggaaaaataaaacaaaatattaatcacaaaatgttcaaaacatATACGACATATACGCAGTATTGAGTTAAAAATCGTCTGTAGTtttttgaagttataaaaGCTTgtctataaaacaaacaacaacAATGTCCAAACATTCATATCGTCATGATGTTGTTATACGTACATTTATATCATCATTAGACAGAGCTCCCAAGCAGAATATACAACTGGTCAATTTTTTCGTTCATTTTATCAACGGGTGTCGGTTGTGAGTAAAGTCATCTGATAAATACaccttgattattattaatattaatattattatgtatctaattTTGAGACTATGTTAATACTAATGTACACGTTATACGTAGTGTGTGTATTTATCGAGGGAGACTTGTGCATAttagttgatataatattattttgtgatgttaataaatgtttcttCGTACTACAAAAcactttgtatatttaatttaataattatatacctaagtataaaaatatgttgtctTGTTGGTTTGTACGTTaacttataattgaattatgagcattttcaaatatttaatatctttcaTACTCATAactcacttaaaaaataaaatatggtgaAAACCCAACTAGAGAatacagataatgttcttacctaaaagtttgataatacgTCAATTCACTGTAATACCAAAACTAAAAGCACACTATTGAAACTGGGGAACGAAAATTTACTTTGTCGTATGAGTGTGTAAGATGGAGGCAATGCACGTGGGTGCAACGtcctctaaataatatattaaattttacacataacaaaccaatttaaacatatgaaatatatttttaactgtatcataatatcaagttgctatgttaattaaatgaatatcttCAGTTACCTAACCTTAAAAAAGCTGAAGATTACGTTGTAAAATCTTCAGTTTTTCACTTAATTAgatcaaaaatatgttcaaagtaaaaattatgtttatattattgtactcagCATTTGTTACAATTGTTAttcacataatacattttatatggatcttataaaaaacagttttatatattatatttattagtcaattttttgtacttttttgtaaaacaactatttattttattacctatcgtttatttagaatcagtattacaatgaaaatttaagaatttgaCATAATACTTACGAGAGCCTATTCAATAACATCATAGCTTaggtatttactaatataatcatacaatATGCTACCGTAGTCGACGtgtattttgtcattttcaatattaatatgataataaaataataatgtaaattcatgttatattatactggctactaaaacaataaaatatttttacatcctTTTTTATCGTCttagaaacaattatttaaacattattagttgatatttttcaacaaaagtATTAACAGTTATTATCCGTTCTTACtaatttggtatttatttcgtgaaaaataatctatttcatatttacgatattaaatcaaaataaaatgggTTTCGCAGTTAATGTAGAACATCTGATTCAAATGGCGATTGATGCCAGAAATGTGAGTATTTGTTTAATtgcatatga
The DNA window shown above is from Aphis gossypii isolate Hap1 chromosome 2, ASM2018417v2, whole genome shotgun sequence and carries:
- the LOC126550266 gene encoding uncharacterized protein LOC126550266, which translates into the protein MIVNNSVALFVVAMLLQQYYCKPTRRFIREISNEDEPRINKIKEFLGQLQGYGSLGSTSQPQSSPTPTHQPDLSTPYLQETAAGPEPAETKIQPSIMARDGSTSSTGFQSYTNYMPS